One Silene latifolia isolate original U9 population chromosome 4, ASM4854445v1, whole genome shotgun sequence DNA segment encodes these proteins:
- the LOC141651167 gene encoding uncharacterized protein LOC141651167 — protein sequence MEEMECSLRNNDITEGCRESVAHGEASQYCKRDEDIDHVASQCGNQELPMQGIVSLQLARSDPRSLSNHSMLTTIEKSYASRTRANDLKSVEISLMMKKMQMKEVQLDLDSDSNFLERCKLSLGISRTSFKVEKFKTQVEETKHGELLKELVDFLVTGLIIMSFCLCCGVYTFSLDNLRELTKSCYPPEGSKSWWKPMASLNLGWQTLSCQVQVYSRIIFGGLIVCKRYSTAKIKQTIIILGQRRSNGITNDDDLQNPPDVTRKLSESACQSYEMNRQEEKWRLYITGMQRNISVVDDNKIGETRWSATEKLEKRSGRQRLNCRGAVVGNGETGDAQWSNEEREVYFVIMESGVLDGKYDDLLEQSFYMVGGIEEVIAKAEKFVRESAA from the exons ATGGAGGAAATGGAGTGCTCTTTGAGAAATAATGATATTACTGAAGGTTGCCGTGAATCAGTAGCCCACGGCGAGGCTTCACAATATTGTAAACGAGATGAAGACATAGATCATGTGGCCTCACAGTGTGGGAACCAAGAACTTCCCATGCAGGGGATTGTGAGCTTGCAACTTGCGCGTTCAGACCCGCGATCATTAAGCAACCATTCAATGTTAACTACTATAGAGAAGTCGTATGCGAGCAGGACTCGTGCAAATGACCTCAAAAGCGTGGAGATTAGTTTGATGATGAAAAAGATGCAGATGAAGGAAGTACAACTTGATTTGGATTCTGATTCAAACTTTTTAGAGAGGTGTAAATTATCTTTGGGCATTTCAAGGACATCCTTCAAGGTGGAAAAGTTCAAGACTCAAGTAGAAGAGACTAAACACGGGGAACTCCTGAAAGAATTGGTAGACTTCCTTGTAACTGGCTTGATTATCATGTCATTCTGCCTTTGCTGTGGAGTTTATACTTTCTCGTTGGACAATCTTCGTGAACTTACTAAATCATGCTATCCTCCTGAG GGGTCCAAATCCTGGTGGAAGCCAATGGCGTCGTTAAATTTAGGGTGGCAAACATTAAGTTGCCAAGTCCAAGTGTACAGCCGGATTATATTTGGCGGGTTAATTGT ATGCAAGCGATATAGTACAGCTAAGATTAAGCAGACCATAATCATACTTGGGCAAAGACGG AGCAATGGGATAACAAATGATGATGATCTCCAGAATCCTCCTGACGTAACAA GAAAACTATCGGAAAGTGCATGCCAGTCATATGAGATGAACAGGCAAGAAGAGAAATGGCGGCTATACATCACTGGAATGCA GAGGAATATTTCAGTGGTTGATGACAACAAAATAGGAGAAACGCGGTGGTCTGCAACAGAGAAACTGGAGAAACGCAGTGGTCGGCAACGGTTAAACTGTAGAGGTGCGGTGGTCGGCAACGGAGAAACTGGAGATGCTCAGTGGTCGAATGAGGAGAGAGAAGTGTATTTTGTGATAATGGAGAGC GGTGTGTTGGACGGCAAATATGATGACCTTTTAGAGCAATCTTTCTATATGGTTGGAGGAATCGAAGAGGTTATTGCCAAGGCTGAGAAGTTTGTCAGAGAATCCGCAGCTTAA